A single window of Periophthalmus magnuspinnatus isolate fPerMag1 chromosome 9, fPerMag1.2.pri, whole genome shotgun sequence DNA harbors:
- the LOC117376878 gene encoding rapamycin-insensitive companion of mTOR-like isoform X2, whose amino-acid sequence MAASFRGRPIRSLRMRGRNDSGEENVPLDLTREPSENFREIVQNVAKPHGVSNMRKLGHLNNFIKLLCSVGHQEEKFGFTYEEIIVCLRLALLNEAKEVRAAGLRALRYLIKDTNVLQKVLRLQVDYLISRCIDIQQSNEGERTQALRLVRKIITVNAMLFPTSIANSLIAVGTDGLQERDRMVRAAIAIVCELALKNPEVVAKRGGLSTILKSVIDCQLSRINEALITTILHLLNHPHTRQFVRVDVELEQILAPFTDFHYRHNADTAEGQLKEDRESRFLSSRMAIVAAFRSWSGIINLCKAGNSGIQSLIGLLCIPNMEVRKGLLEVLYEIFRLPVPIVTQDFTEALLSVDPARFQDTWRLSDGFVAAEAKVILPHRARSRPDLMDNYLAFVLSAFITNGLLEGIVEVVTSSDDQLAVRATILLGELLHMANTILPHSHSHHLHCLPTLINMAASFDISQEKRLRASAAVNNLKRFHEKKKKGLKPYSLYLDHIIRKSVSSHNRRESHSRTQRDIYVIKDTEEALMMNLRDSQILNHKQNLEWNWLLIATILKWPHVNLRNNKDEQMHRFVRRLLFFYKPSSKLYAGLALDHMKARQLTVVGCQFIEFLMDSDEDGQGYLEDLVRDMVLWLSSSSGLKPERSLQSNGLLTTLSQHYFLFLGTLSAHPQGVKLLEKCGLFQCLLNMCSVKNQDAVLKLAVTTLDYSTDGLARVILSKILTAATDTCRLYATKHLRVLLRAGVDFFSSWGMELLVTQLHDHSKAVSMEALDILDEACEDKANLHALIHLKPALSHLGDKGLLLLLRFLSIPKGFSYLNERGYVSKQLDKWQKEYNLKYVDLIEEQLNEALTTYRKPVDGDNYVRRSNQRLQRPNVYLPVHLYGQLVHDKTGCHLLEAQSVVPDLSYMVRSPMLDTWEGIKQLKAALWALGNIGSSNWGLNLLQEENVIPDILALAQHCEVLSVRGTCIYVLGVISKTRQGCEVLKQFGWDAVRHSRRTLWPVTPDEVDTQLTSELSSVPSTLSLNSESTSSRHNSESESQPNMYILDDDKCDIFDQSDDSCYISHSKPVKDRSPFTILASSRFVRTRFLNSLSLPSKKIRSTSDPKTPSGSRTPTELKSMRRNRTVTEPSVYSPNQSDVFTPVFNGRGMPKSPTVSLETSFVGTRGGSDEQLTDGRLVRSGVSGLGLSGLAHGAPEHHMREREQTSRERLAGDGGSSTGGNVGGGGTQFKSRSQSFNTDTTTSGISSMSSSPSRETVGNPEHPEPEPDSSDCVSLNTVISAKTVKTLSSLTPQAQTNHMTTSKSSTVSLVPPGSSHTLPRRAQSLKSPSVTTIKSLADCTFMYTSPRDALGYATLKRLQQQRIHPSLSHSEALASPAKDVLFTDTITMKTGSLDSRLTPRRFLKALSFASLDKEELLSPINQSTLHRCSSVRSMVSSVTFGCNDDYVGLALPMDINDMFHIRDSAYFQQRISPPSEERKRFLFGDGDGERTIPLLKQQFSISELMASRGENQNHLFDSEETGLQDHSDDNCLYCVGSSVLGYCTQPKLNTHPRTEYIDFQSWGGQTGHRLEVMPQSKFSGVSGCSDAAVSQGSICGTPTPTDIVIDGKAISEDGPASRVLLRKEVLRLIINLSSSVGTKGHETGLLTIKEKFPYAFDDICLYSEVSHLLAHCMFRLTSRRFIQELFQDVQFMPMYEEAEAILTKQPKPVEDDMDPASES is encoded by the exons ATGGCGGCCAGCTTCCGCGGCCGTCCTATCCGGAGTCTTCGGATGCGAG GTCGGAATGACAGCGGGGAAGAAAACGTACCGCTGGATCTGACGAGAG AACCATCTGAAAATTTCCGGGAAATTGTCCAAAATGTGGCCAAACCACATGGGGTCAGTAACATGCGTAAACTGGGCCACCTGAACAACTTCATAAAG CTGCTATGCAGTGTAGGCCACCAAGAGGAGAAGTTTGGATTTACGTATGAAGAAATCATAGTTTg TTTACGCCTTGCTCTGCTAAATGAGGCTAAGGAGGTCAGAGCTGCAGGACTGCGGGCACTACGGTACCTTATTAAAGACACCAACGTCTTGCAAAAGGTCCTTAGACTACAAGTGGACTATTTAATCTCCAG atGCATTGACATCCAGCAGAGCAATGAAGGAGAAAGGACTCAGGCTTTGAGACTAGTTCGAAAG ATCATCACTGTCAACGCAATGCTCTTTCCCACCTCCATCGCAAACTCTCTAATTGCTGTGGGCACTGATGGTCTACAAGAACGTGACCGCATGGTTCGTGCAGCCATTGCAATTGTGTGCGAACTAG CTCTGAAAAACCCAGAAGTGGTGGCTAAACGGGGTGGTCTGAGCACCATCTTGAAGAGTGTTATTGATTGTCAACTAAGTCGCATCAATGAAGCGCTGATCACCACCATCCTTCATCTCCTCAATCATCCGCACACTCGCCAATTTGTGCGGGTGGATGTTGAGCTCGAG caaatcCTTGCACCTTTCACTGATTTCCACTATCGCCATAATGCTGACACAGCTGAGGGACAACTCAA GGAAGACCGAGAGTCACGTTTTTTGTCAAGTCGAATGGCAATTGTAGCTGCCTTTCGTTCGTGGTCTG GGATTATCAACCTATGCAAGGCTGGCAATTCTGGTATCCAATCTTTAATTGGCTTACTCTGCATACCAAATATGGAGGTTAGG AAAGGGTTGTTGGAGGTGTTGTATGAGATCTTTAGGCTCCCTGTGCCCATTGTAACGCAGGACTTCACTGAAGCTCTTCTAAGTGTTG ATCCTGCTAGATTCCAGGACACATGGAGACTGTCAGATGGCTTTGTAGCTGCTGAGGCCAAAGTCATTTTACCACATCGTGCACGCTCCAG gCCAGATCTTATGGACAACTATTTGGCTTTTGTTCTGTCAGCTTTCATCACAAACGGACTGTTagag GGTATTGTAGAAGTTGTGACCAGCAGCGATGATCAGTTAGCTGTGAGGGCAACTATACTTTTGGGAGAGCTTCTGCACATG GCAAACACCATCCTTCCTCATTCTCACAGTCACCACTTGCATTGCCTGCCCACACTCATTAACATGGCAGCCTCATTTGACATTTCCCAAGAAAAACGACT TCGAGCAAGTGCAGCTGTCAATAACCTGAAACGTTTccatgagaagaagaaaaaaggcCTAAAACCTTACAGTCTGTACTTGGACCACATCATCCGAAAATCAGTGTCCTCTCACAACCGCAGAGAGTCCCATTCACGGACACAACGAGACATTTATGTTATTAAG GACACAGAAGAAGCACTTATGATGAACTTGAGAGACAGTCAAATACTCAACCATAAGCAAAACCTTGAATGGAACTGGCTGCTCATCGCCACAATTCTCAAG TGGCCACACGTAAACCTCAGGAACAATAAAGATGAACAAATGCACAG GTTTGTGCGGAGGCTGCTGTTTTTCTATAAACCCAGCAGTAAGTTGTACGCAGGCCTGGCCCTGGATCACATGAAGGCCAGGCAACTCACTGTGGTCGGCTGTCAGTTTATTGAGTTCCTCATGGACTCTGATGAG GATGGGCAGGGTTACCTGGAGGACCTGGTCAGGGACATGGTTTTATGGCTCTCCTCGTCTTCCGGCCTGAAGCCTGAGCGCTCCCTTCAgagtaacggcctgctcaccaCACTCAGCcaacactacttcctgttcctCGGGACGCTCTCAGCACATCCACAAGGCGTCAAACTGCTGGAGAAATGTGGCCTGTTTCAGTG CCTGCTGAATATGTGCTCGGTAAAGAACCAGGATGCTGTGCTGAAACTCGCTGTGACAACTCTAGACTACAGCACGGACGGTCTTGCCAGAGTGATCCTTTCCAAGATTCTCACCGCTGCTACTGAT ACGTGTCGGCTGTATGCCACCAAACACCTGCGTGTGCTGCTGAGGGCAGGTGTGGACTTCTTCAGCAGCTGGGGCATGGAGCTGCTGGTTACCCAGCTCCACGATCACAGTAAAGCTGTTTCAATGGAGGCTCTGGATATCCTGGATGAAGCCTGTGAGGATAAG GCTAATCTTCATGCtcttattcatctaaaaccagcCCTGTCTCATTTAGGAGACAAAGGCCTTCTGTTGCTCCTCAG GTTTCTTTCCATACCTAAAGGGTTTTCTTACCTCAATGAGAGGGGCTATGTGAGCAAACAGCTGGATAAATGGCAAAAG GAATACAATCTTAAGTATGTGGATTTGATAGAAGAGCAACTAAATGAAGCACTAACAACTTATCGAAAACCTGTTGATGGCGACAACTATGTCAGACGCAGCAACCAAAG GTTACAAAGACCAAATGTTTATCTACCTGTGCACTTGTACGGTCAGCTTGTCCATGATAAGACGGGCTGTCACCTTTTGGAGGCTCAG AGTGTAGTTCCTGACCTCAGCTACATGGTCCGCTCCCCGATGCTGGACACCTGGGAGGGCATCAAACAGCTGAAGGCTGCTCTATGGGCTTTG GGCAACATTGGGTCTTCAAACTGGGGTCTGAATCTTCTGCAGGAGGAGAATGTCATTCCGGATATCCTTGCATTGGCACAACACTGTGAAGTCTTGTCAGTGAGAGG CACCTGCATCTATGTGTTGGGTGTTATTTCTAAGACCAGGCAGGGCTGTGAGGTGCTCAAACAGTTTGGATGGGATGCAGTGAGACACAGTCGCCGGACGCTGTGGCCTGTTACGCCGGACGAGGTGGATACACAGCTGACCTCTGAACTCTCATCGGTACCGAGCACTCTCAGTCTGAACTCAGAGTCCACCAGCTCACGGCACAACAGTGAGAGTGAATCGCAACCAA ACATGTACATCTTGGACGATGACAAGTGTGAcatttttgaccaatcagatgaTAGTTGTTATATCTCCCACTCCAAGCCAGTGAAGGACCGCAGTCCCTTCACCATTTTGGCATCTTCACGTTTTGTTCGAACACGCTTCCTGAACTCTTTGTCTCTTCCCAGTAAGAAAATCCGCTCCACTAGTGACCCTAAAACGCCTTCAGGGTCCCGCACACCGACTGAGCTCAAGAGCATGAGGAGAAACCGGACAGTTACTGAGCCATCTGTGTATAGCCCAAACCAGAGTGATGTCTTCACCCCAGTATTTAATGGCAGAGGAATGCCCAAGAGCCCCACTGTTAGCCTGGAGACCTCCTTTGTTGGGACCAGGGGCGGGTCTGATGAGCAGCTGACAGATGGGCGATTAGTGAGGAGTGGGGTCTCTGGTTTGGGGCTGAGTGGTCTTGCACATGGAGCTCCAGAGCACCACATGAGGGAGCGGGAGCAGACCAGTCGCGAGCGGCTGGCGGGGGATGGTGGCTCCTCTACAGGAGGTAATGTGGGAGGAGGTGGTACTCAGTTTAAGAGTCGCAGTCAGAGCTTTAACACGGACACTACAACCAGCGGCATCAGCTCCATGAGCTCCAGCCCCTCCAGAGAGACTGTAGGAAACCCCGAGCATCCCGAACCTGAGCCGGACTCATCAGATTGTGTCAGCCTCAATACTGTCATCTCGGCCAAAACAGTCAAAACTCTGTCGTCCCTCACCCCCCAGGCACAGACCAACCACATGACCACATCCAAGTCCTCCACTGTGTCTCTGGTACCACCGGggtcctcacacactctcccGCGCCGCGCTCAATCTCTCAAATCCCCCTCAGTCACCACCATCAAGAGTTTGGCCGACTGCACGTTCATGTACACCAGTCCCAGAGATGCTCTGGGCTATGCCACACTCAAGAGACTGCAGCAGCAGAGGATACacccctctctgtctcacagTGAAGCTCTGGCATCTCCCGCTAAAGACGTCCTGTTCACAGACACCATCACCATGAAGACCGGCAGCCTGGACTCTAGACTCACACCTCGCAG GTTTTTGAAAGCTCTGAGCTTTGCTTCTCTGGATAAAGAGGAACTACTCAGTCCCATCAACCAAAGCACCTTGCATCGCTGCTCTTCTGTGCGCTCTATGGTGTCTAGTGTCACTTTTGGATGTAATGATGATTACGTTGGCCTGGCATTACCCATGGACATAAATGATATGTTCCACATCCGCGACTCGGCCTACTTTCAGCAGAGAATCAGTCCACCATCTGAGGAGAGAAAACGCTTCCTCTTCGGCGATGGAGACG gtgAACGCACAATCCCCTTGTTAAAGCAGCAGTTTAGTATTTCTGAGCTCATGGCGAGTCGAGGCGAGAACCAGAACCACCTGTTTGATTCTGAGGAGACTGGACTTCAGGACCACTCTGACGACAACTGTCTCTACTGCGTAGGATCCAGTGTCCTGGGCTACTGCACTCAGCCCAAGCTCAACACACACCCTCGGACAG AATACATCGACTTCCAGTCGTGGGGAGGTCAGACAGGACATCGTCTGGAGGTGATGCCTCAGTCCAAGTTTTCGGGAGTCTCCGGCTGCAGTGACGCAGCTGTGTCACAGGGCTCCATCTGTGGCACTCCCACTCCCACCGACATTGTTATtg